One genomic segment of Eikenella corrodens includes these proteins:
- a CDS encoding plasmid partitioning protein RepB C-terminal domain-containing protein: MNQPKHIAYAFQASLKNIALKDIQTMHPFPAGIRESVKFKSILASVEEIGVIEPLAVYEENGKYLLLDGHLRLLALQELGIDTVVCLLSTDDEGFTYNRQINRLSPIQEYRMISRAIGKGISREKIAKTLNINLSGIESKLNLLNDIAPEVAAKLADKHLAQDTFRILRKMKPIRQMEAADMMIAANKFTKSYAEMILVASSQEDLVDHAQKKKKHSDSLEKLSLLEQEMDRLKEDYTRTEKEISDTNLSLIVAGGYLKRLLDNSAVKEFISLYYADILTALDTVSQQLQQAPMSLEKE, from the coding sequence ATGAATCAGCCTAAACACATCGCTTATGCTTTCCAAGCATCATTGAAGAACATCGCGCTCAAAGATATTCAAACCATGCACCCCTTCCCCGCAGGGATACGGGAAAGCGTGAAGTTCAAAAGCATCTTGGCCTCAGTAGAGGAAATTGGTGTTATTGAGCCGCTGGCTGTTTATGAAGAAAACGGTAAGTACCTCTTACTGGACGGTCATCTCCGTCTGCTTGCCTTACAAGAACTAGGAATCGACACGGTAGTATGTCTGCTGTCCACAGACGATGAAGGATTTACCTATAACCGGCAAATTAACCGGTTAAGCCCAATTCAGGAATACCGGATGATCAGCCGTGCAATTGGCAAAGGCATATCAAGGGAGAAAATTGCCAAAACCCTGAATATCAACTTATCCGGAATCGAAAGCAAGTTGAATTTGCTGAATGATATCGCGCCCGAAGTAGCCGCGAAACTCGCAGACAAGCATCTGGCACAAGATACGTTTCGGATTCTCCGAAAAATGAAACCCATCCGACAGATGGAAGCTGCAGATATGATGATTGCAGCCAACAAGTTCACCAAGTCCTATGCGGAGATGATCTTGGTGGCCTCCTCCCAGGAAGACTTGGTTGATCATGCTCAGAAAAAGAAAAAGCACTCGGATAGTCTAGAAAAACTTTCACTGTTGGAACAAGAAATGGACAGGTTGAAGGAGGACTATACCCGGACAGAGAAAGAAATTAGTGATACCAATCTGTCTTTGATTGTGGCTGGCGGTTATTTAAAAAGATTGTTAGATAACTCTGCTGTGAAAGAGTTCATCAGCTTGTATTATGCGGACATCCTAACCGCATTAGATACGGTTTCCCAGCAATTACAACAAGCCCCGATGTCTCTTGAGAAAGAGTAA